From Synoicihabitans lomoniglobus, the proteins below share one genomic window:
- a CDS encoding immunoglobulin domain-containing protein: MGSYAVKISNAEGSVVSAAAELTGSDPAPVITVQPQSQSPVAGTATNLSVQATGTDLGYQWRRNGSEIPNATESSFYVASTSIADGGVYDVVVSSGLASTISSAVTLVVAPSSYAGLVSGDLAGGLQLERPDQQAYRVWPLADGRAYVAGHFHVVNDVRRPFVVRLKADGALDPTFAVRGITGTGINALLVQPDGKVVIGGSFTTVAGAGNLARLNVNGSVDTTFQSYGFNRAVLSLSVTSDGRILAGGDFESYRPDANSYIPRSYLAVLRADGTLDSDVLLPVLNNSVNLVLGLSDGKILVGGGFSDEELVPIPGIVWLNGDGSWIVRSSSPAGSVFWSAVEQADGRILVGGVFDTVDGESVSNLVRFSAPGELDLTFSEAVGVVDGGVRSMAVTEDGGIWLGGEFTAIEGTERPLVAKLQSSGSLDLDFTADVSSAFSTTKSIGTAADGSLWMVGEVAVPDASGVARIDQATGAETEFTAPVLRLQAFASTTLALPGNELLVAGTFSHLNGIETESMVRIASDQTVAAVYDLGFSESLGSIKALMRQPDGGVVIAGSFVGDSDLTGTASSLMRVKPDGTRDESFATTSDVSAGGVNVQGSVEAMAAAADGRFVIAGWFSAFGGDERRDDVARFFANGQMDPSFDAGDVGLSGSVLKSLVVDAQNRTYLGGAFTTFAGHSREGVVRLLPDGSVDETYPNLGVNGTVHDIALDAAGKLVVVGNFSSVDGSPVPGIARFNSDGTRDLALGTTSSLGAHPQQLLVQPDGKMLLSGSFTTVAGTINSPYLVRLNEDGSRDETFAASHIGGEPTTLGMRDDGRLFVSGVFPTIGGFLTAVEDPAIQVDPTDQSVSVGGGMTVSVEGTGGGLSYQWRRNGRDIVGATAATLSLDAATVNDAGLYDVVITNLAGRVVSESAVVSVAAPMEEQRVLKNISAVVTAAADERVLVPFKIEGAGIKSMLMRAVGPTLGVLGVDGFMPDPVLRVLRPSGELIASNDDWSSDEGNQNAIQLAAFQVGAFGLSEGTLDAALVVELVPGRYILEVVGAEAGRVLVECYDADGSDPTARLVHMGLLATQGTGSAALNVGFVVQGSSRDLLVRAVGPGVPMDHRLADPSLDVVASGSSGNVPLLANDNWDDQDALEGIFRYAGASALMGGSLDAAVVGTFDAGAYTGRVKTPISTTGTVLWEVFDLANTSATLAPELVLPVQSTETVAGGSVTMGVLVAGAEPLTYVWHKNDVLLPSETGSRLSRGDLTHADNGTYEVTVSNDHGDLTVVAAVIDLPVPPSIANQPIGVTASGGDDVTFSVTVAGTPPFTYQWLHDGQPIAGATSDELQLDGVNWSNAGGYSVEVTSDHGSVRSATVELAGAGVPPTVALSAASLVATVGDEVAVSLVTGATDATYQWRRNGFDLPGETGTTLQLPGVSLLDTDRYEVVVRDGPSLSEQVSEAFSLHVFPAKLPTAITPDARWHVALEGGPSSLTGFFALPDGGALVVGSFSQINGHATPNLARLNAAGEVMASFTAPDLLPSQAADLSASIAIQGGNHLIVVTRPRAIEGQSRQWLKRFDLTSGELDETFAVDVGLSDEIGNFSIGSVAVAADQKLVVVALLQVTTSGGPLAAVVRLSPDGDWDTTFAISYYDTIPQLPLALVDGGALVGGTFSMVNGVASQPVVRLGADGALDVEFAANLDLDGFSSPEIQPLLEMGEDKLYLGISTNGNGTVDVLAGDGSRLSRLQGDGAPRRMFAQADGTVLVWGFMQNLEGVAVNGLALLDQNGTVMATPLELNSSQIDVVSASSSGRVYMKGVNYTNGQPFMQRWVRGTNDVFNLSLATLGLGRAYDIAPLDNGEWLVAGDFDKVNGADSYNLVRLAADGTLAGVYGDEFGPQGSIEKISRRSDGQFDLKGSSNPAPFGIMRLDATGALNPSFTLDPTLSIASLIDIVSLPRGGLIASSWYFAYENGLLREVYLNEDGSRSAGLYQSTTDTPFYAGVVLQNGNHVTVSTDGFRSRDNRGIVDEAFHDDADWNSTVIGLSLAMDESIWAFGFRETKRLADDGSVLAETPVGNSFGFEWVGNGPDPRFAALPDGDILVANYSFAFWMEAFLESPITRLNPDLSIDDSLQLSGVHDQVTAMRLTEAGDLLLSVPGAVFMTRATDEVVPRVTAADVVEVRPVGGSVELTVTDVPSGELTYQWRHNRTPIEGATAPTLRLADLTLAEAGRYDVVITGTSGDVLSDPFTLEVAVFERVIAALSAHLELDADEVAFLPFRIEGLGEKQVLLRAIGPTLSGLGIDSAMQQPRIRLVDETGEIVMLNDGWANSVLVADTAATVGAVTFAADSEDAALVALLPAGNYVAMVVDEAGGTGLVELFDAGATSGSSRIVHGGVLSRDGGSGLSLGFVVDRFEAGLLVRAVAPGLGLGDTSLIDPVITLHNSSMSTIAENDDWDDTADLRTAFAIAGASPLVADSSDAAVTVVLPAGAFTATTTTQSSEGGRTLVEVYDLSGRAPPEAPVLLMPALSQTVAADEAVRFEVVAAGAGSLAYQWYHDGELLDGATTGTFALSAAKAADSGNYTVRIANSHGFIESAPATLTVITPPTLHDADTNGDRRIGLVELLRVIQLYNTRFGTSRTGRYAVAEGSVDGFTPDNTSSSAAVLSRYHTGDTNRDGRVSLIELLRVIQLYNTRSGTSRTGAYRPADGTVDGFEPESSI; this comes from the coding sequence GTGGGTAGCTACGCGGTGAAGATCAGCAACGCGGAGGGGTCGGTGGTGAGCGCTGCGGCCGAATTGACGGGCAGTGACCCCGCGCCGGTGATCACAGTTCAGCCCCAATCACAATCGCCCGTGGCCGGGACGGCGACGAATCTCAGTGTGCAGGCGACTGGAACTGACCTGGGCTATCAATGGCGACGAAACGGCTCGGAGATTCCTAATGCGACTGAATCCTCGTTTTACGTTGCGAGCACCTCGATTGCGGATGGTGGGGTCTACGATGTAGTGGTGTCGAGTGGACTGGCGTCGACGATATCGAGCGCGGTGACCCTCGTTGTCGCGCCTTCGTCCTACGCGGGTTTGGTCAGTGGAGATCTCGCCGGTGGGTTGCAGCTCGAACGACCGGACCAGCAGGCCTACCGCGTGTGGCCCTTGGCGGACGGTCGCGCTTACGTGGCGGGACACTTCCATGTCGTTAACGATGTGCGCCGTCCGTTTGTCGTGCGCCTCAAAGCCGACGGTGCCTTGGATCCGACGTTTGCGGTGAGAGGAATCACCGGGACTGGGATAAATGCTTTGTTGGTGCAACCAGATGGAAAAGTGGTGATCGGTGGTTCGTTCACCACAGTGGCAGGGGCAGGGAATCTCGCGCGACTTAACGTGAACGGATCCGTCGATACGACGTTCCAATCGTATGGATTCAACCGAGCCGTCCTTTCTTTGAGCGTTACATCAGATGGCCGTATTCTCGCCGGTGGTGATTTCGAGAGCTATCGACCTGATGCGAATAGTTATATTCCTCGAAGCTACCTGGCGGTGCTCAGGGCGGACGGAACACTTGATTCTGACGTGTTACTTCCTGTGCTGAACAACAGTGTGAACCTTGTGCTCGGATTGAGTGATGGGAAAATACTTGTGGGCGGCGGATTCTCCGACGAAGAACTCGTGCCGATCCCCGGCATAGTATGGCTAAATGGCGACGGGTCTTGGATCGTGCGTAGTTCGTCTCCAGCGGGTAGTGTGTTCTGGAGCGCGGTGGAGCAGGCCGATGGACGCATTTTGGTCGGAGGAGTTTTCGACACTGTAGATGGGGAATCGGTCAGTAATTTAGTCCGTTTTAGTGCCCCGGGTGAATTGGATTTAACCTTCAGTGAAGCAGTGGGGGTAGTCGATGGTGGGGTGAGGTCGATGGCGGTGACTGAGGATGGCGGAATCTGGCTTGGCGGAGAATTCACGGCGATCGAGGGAACGGAGCGTCCATTGGTGGCGAAGTTGCAATCGTCTGGTTCCCTTGATCTTGATTTCACGGCCGACGTCTCCAGCGCATTCAGCACGACCAAATCGATCGGCACTGCGGCAGACGGATCGTTATGGATGGTTGGCGAGGTAGCGGTCCCGGATGCCTCCGGAGTCGCGCGGATTGACCAAGCTACGGGAGCAGAGACCGAGTTCACGGCACCGGTGCTGCGACTCCAAGCGTTTGCGTCAACTACGTTGGCCCTGCCGGGCAACGAGTTGTTGGTGGCGGGAACATTTAGCCATCTCAACGGGATCGAGACCGAGTCGATGGTGCGTATTGCATCCGACCAGACGGTTGCGGCCGTTTATGATTTGGGATTCAGCGAAAGTCTCGGATCGATCAAGGCGCTGATGCGCCAACCGGATGGAGGTGTCGTGATAGCGGGTTCCTTCGTCGGGGACTCGGACCTGACAGGAACGGCCTCTTCGCTCATGCGGGTGAAACCGGACGGCACACGTGATGAGTCGTTCGCTACCACGTCCGACGTTTCCGCAGGCGGAGTAAACGTCCAAGGCAGTGTGGAGGCAATGGCGGCTGCGGCGGACGGTAGGTTCGTGATCGCGGGCTGGTTCAGCGCGTTTGGCGGTGATGAAAGACGAGATGATGTTGCCCGTTTTTTTGCGAACGGTCAGATGGACCCATCCTTTGATGCGGGCGACGTCGGGTTGTCTGGGTCGGTGTTAAAGTCGCTCGTAGTCGATGCCCAAAACCGCACCTATCTTGGCGGAGCGTTCACCACGTTTGCCGGCCATAGTCGCGAGGGGGTGGTGAGGCTGTTGCCTGACGGTTCGGTAGACGAAACGTATCCGAATCTCGGCGTAAATGGAACGGTCCACGACATCGCATTGGATGCTGCCGGTAAGTTGGTCGTGGTGGGAAACTTCAGCTCGGTTGACGGTTCGCCAGTCCCGGGCATTGCGCGGTTCAATTCTGATGGCACCCGTGATCTGGCTTTGGGAACCACTTCCAGCTTGGGCGCTCACCCGCAGCAGCTGCTCGTGCAACCCGATGGGAAGATGCTGCTCAGCGGCTCCTTCACGACCGTCGCGGGAACGATTAACAGTCCCTATCTGGTGCGCCTCAATGAGGATGGCAGCCGTGATGAGACCTTTGCGGCCAGTCATATCGGCGGCGAACCCACGACTTTGGGTATGCGCGACGATGGCCGTTTGTTTGTCAGCGGTGTTTTCCCGACGATTGGAGGTTTTCTGACGGCAGTCGAAGACCCTGCGATCCAAGTAGATCCCACCGATCAATCCGTCTCGGTCGGAGGTGGTATGACCGTCTCAGTCGAAGGCACCGGGGGGGGGCTCAGTTACCAATGGCGGCGCAATGGTCGGGACATTGTGGGAGCGACGGCAGCGACACTATCGCTGGACGCGGCGACCGTCAATGATGCTGGGCTGTATGATGTGGTGATCACCAATCTAGCGGGGCGCGTCGTGAGTGAATCGGCCGTCGTTTCAGTTGCAGCGCCGATGGAGGAGCAGCGCGTGCTGAAGAATATTTCTGCTGTCGTAACTGCAGCGGCAGATGAGCGCGTTTTGGTGCCCTTCAAGATCGAAGGGGCCGGAATCAAATCGATGTTGATGCGAGCAGTGGGACCAACCTTAGGAGTTTTGGGCGTTGATGGTTTCATGCCCGACCCTGTTTTGCGGGTGTTACGTCCGTCAGGAGAGCTCATCGCTAGCAATGACGACTGGAGCAGTGATGAGGGTAATCAAAACGCCATCCAACTAGCTGCGTTTCAAGTCGGGGCATTTGGCTTGTCGGAAGGCACGCTGGACGCCGCGCTCGTGGTGGAACTCGTGCCCGGGCGCTATATCCTTGAGGTGGTCGGTGCGGAAGCCGGTCGGGTGTTGGTCGAGTGCTATGATGCTGATGGCAGTGATCCGACAGCGCGCTTGGTTCACATGGGGTTGCTGGCCACCCAGGGCACGGGATCCGCCGCGCTGAACGTTGGATTTGTGGTGCAAGGAAGCTCCCGTGATCTACTGGTGCGGGCGGTTGGTCCCGGTGTTCCGATGGACCATCGTTTGGCGGACCCCTCGCTCGATGTGGTGGCTTCGGGTTCGAGTGGAAATGTTCCGTTGCTTGCGAATGATAACTGGGACGATCAAGACGCTTTGGAGGGCATATTTCGTTACGCTGGCGCGTCGGCCTTGATGGGAGGCAGCTTGGATGCAGCGGTAGTCGGAACCTTCGACGCCGGTGCCTACACGGGGCGGGTAAAAACGCCGATCAGCACCACCGGAACGGTGCTATGGGAAGTTTTCGACCTCGCGAATACCAGCGCAACGCTGGCGCCCGAATTGGTGTTGCCGGTGCAGTCAACGGAGACCGTAGCGGGTGGTTCCGTGACCATGGGAGTGCTGGTGGCCGGTGCCGAGCCCTTGACCTATGTGTGGCACAAAAACGACGTCCTGCTTCCGTCTGAAACGGGTTCTCGGCTGTCGCGCGGGGATCTTACTCACGCCGATAACGGCACCTACGAGGTCACGGTGTCGAACGATCACGGTGACCTGACGGTAGTGGCCGCGGTGATTGATCTGCCCGTCCCCCCATCGATTGCCAACCAGCCCATCGGCGTGACGGCGAGTGGTGGCGACGATGTTACTTTCTCGGTGACCGTGGCCGGAACGCCGCCATTTACCTATCAATGGCTCCACGATGGGCAGCCCATCGCAGGCGCGACTTCAGACGAACTTCAACTCGATGGTGTCAACTGGTCGAATGCCGGGGGATATTCGGTCGAAGTCACGTCCGACCATGGCAGTGTGCGCAGTGCGACGGTGGAACTGGCTGGCGCGGGGGTTCCGCCGACGGTTGCGTTGTCAGCCGCTTCGTTGGTCGCGACCGTAGGGGACGAGGTCGCGGTGTCGCTCGTGACCGGCGCCACCGATGCCACCTATCAATGGCGGCGTAACGGTTTTGACCTGCCCGGTGAAACGGGAACGACCCTCCAGCTCCCGGGTGTCAGTCTTTTGGATACGGACCGCTATGAGGTCGTGGTCCGCGACGGCCCGTCGTTGAGCGAGCAGGTATCGGAGGCATTTTCCCTGCATGTGTTCCCGGCGAAATTGCCCACCGCCATCACGCCGGACGCGCGCTGGCATGTAGCCCTGGAGGGCGGCCCGTCGAGCTTGACTGGATTTTTCGCCTTGCCGGACGGAGGTGCGCTGGTGGTGGGGAGTTTCAGCCAGATCAATGGACACGCTACGCCGAACCTCGCGCGGCTGAATGCGGCGGGCGAGGTGATGGCTTCGTTCACAGCGCCCGATCTGCTTCCTTCGCAGGCGGCCGATTTATCCGCGAGCATCGCGATCCAAGGGGGCAACCATCTGATTGTCGTGACGCGTCCGCGTGCGATCGAAGGTCAGTCCCGACAATGGTTGAAGCGTTTTGATCTCACGAGCGGCGAACTGGATGAGACGTTTGCCGTCGATGTTGGGCTGAGCGATGAGATAGGCAATTTCAGCATTGGATCGGTGGCGGTGGCGGCCGACCAAAAATTAGTGGTGGTGGCCTTGTTGCAGGTGACGACCTCGGGGGGACCGTTGGCAGCGGTGGTGCGGCTCTCTCCGGACGGGGACTGGGACACCACGTTCGCCATCAGTTACTATGACACCATACCGCAGTTACCTTTGGCTTTGGTCGATGGCGGAGCCCTCGTGGGTGGAACCTTTTCGATGGTGAATGGCGTCGCCTCGCAGCCTGTCGTGCGGTTAGGTGCGGACGGCGCGCTCGATGTGGAGTTTGCCGCCAACTTGGATTTGGACGGTTTTTCCTCCCCGGAGATCCAGCCCTTGCTCGAGATGGGTGAGGACAAGCTCTATCTCGGCATCAGCACGAACGGCAATGGGACGGTCGATGTGCTGGCGGGAGATGGGTCACGGCTTTCGCGCTTGCAGGGCGATGGCGCTCCGCGCCGGATGTTCGCGCAGGCCGACGGCACGGTTTTGGTTTGGGGTTTTATGCAGAACTTGGAAGGTGTGGCGGTGAACGGGTTGGCCCTGCTGGACCAAAATGGGACCGTCATGGCGACTCCGCTGGAATTGAATAGCAGCCAAATTGACGTGGTGTCCGCATCGTCCTCAGGCCGGGTGTATATGAAGGGCGTCAATTATACCAACGGCCAACCGTTCATGCAGCGTTGGGTGCGCGGGACGAACGATGTTTTCAATCTGAGTTTGGCCACCCTCGGCCTCGGCCGCGCCTATGACATCGCTCCGCTCGACAACGGGGAGTGGCTCGTGGCGGGTGACTTTGACAAGGTTAATGGCGCGGACAGCTACAACCTTGTGCGGTTGGCCGCCGACGGCACCCTCGCGGGCGTCTACGGGGATGAGTTCGGGCCGCAGGGATCAATCGAAAAAATCAGTCGACGATCAGACGGTCAGTTCGACCTGAAGGGGTCGAGCAACCCGGCACCATTCGGCATCATGCGACTCGATGCGACTGGTGCGCTCAATCCGTCGTTTACACTCGATCCGACGCTCTCGATCGCCTCCTTGATCGACATTGTTTCTCTTCCAAGGGGAGGACTGATCGCCAGCTCGTGGTATTTTGCCTACGAAAATGGACTTTTGAGGGAAGTTTATCTGAACGAAGACGGTTCGAGATCGGCGGGTCTGTATCAATCGACCACCGATACTCCATTTTATGCAGGGGTGGTGTTGCAGAATGGTAATCACGTGACCGTATCGACGGACGGTTTCCGTTCGCGGGACAATAGGGGGATAGTAGATGAGGCGTTCCACGATGACGCCGATTGGAATTCGACGGTCATCGGATTGAGTTTGGCGATGGACGAGAGTATCTGGGCGTTTGGTTTTCGAGAAACCAAACGACTGGCGGACGATGGTTCGGTTCTCGCGGAAACTCCGGTGGGGAATTCTTTTGGGTTTGAGTGGGTCGGCAATGGACCGGACCCACGATTTGCTGCGTTGCCTGACGGGGACATTCTGGTGGCGAATTATTCCTTCGCGTTCTGGATGGAGGCGTTTCTGGAATCGCCGATTACCCGCCTGAATCCCGATTTATCCATCGACGATTCACTGCAGCTTTCCGGGGTGCACGATCAAGTGACGGCAATGCGTTTGACCGAGGCCGGCGACCTCTTGCTGAGCGTTCCCGGGGCGGTGTTCATGACGCGGGCGACGGATGAAGTCGTGCCCCGCGTCACCGCGGCCGATGTGGTGGAAGTGAGACCAGTGGGCGGGTCCGTTGAGCTGACCGTCACGGATGTTCCTTCCGGCGAGCTCACTTACCAATGGCGACACAATCGCACGCCGATCGAGGGTGCCACCGCCCCGACCCTTAGATTGGCGGACCTCACGTTGGCCGAGGCAGGTCGCTACGATGTGGTGATCACGGGCACGTCCGGCGACGTTTTGAGTGATCCCTTCACGCTGGAGGTTGCCGTCTTCGAGCGGGTGATCGCCGCCTTGAGCGCGCATCTCGAGCTAGACGCAGACGAGGTCGCGTTCCTGCCGTTTCGCATTGAAGGTTTGGGTGAGAAGCAAGTGCTATTAAGAGCGATCGGTCCGACCTTGAGCGGACTGGGAATTGACTCCGCCATGCAGCAACCGCGAATCAGGTTGGTGGACGAAACGGGCGAAATCGTCATGCTAAACGATGGTTGGGCCAACAGTGTTTTGGTTGCCGACACGGCGGCGACCGTAGGTGCGGTCACGTTTGCCGCCGACAGTGAAGACGCGGCATTGGTCGCTCTATTACCGGCAGGAAACTACGTCGCCATGGTGGTTGACGAAGCCGGGGGCACGGGATTGGTCGAGCTCTTCGACGCCGGCGCGACGTCGGGATCGAGTCGCATTGTTCATGGGGGGGTATTGTCCCGCGATGGCGGAAGCGGTCTTTCCCTTGGTTTTGTCGTCGACCGCTTTGAGGCCGGGTTGTTGGTGCGCGCGGTGGCCCCCGGACTCGGGCTGGGCGATACCAGTCTGATCGACCCCGTCATAACCCTTCACAACAGTTCCATGAGCACGATCGCGGAGAACGACGACTGGGATGACACGGCGGACTTGCGCACCGCATTCGCGATCGCAGGAGCTTCACCACTGGTGGCCGACAGTTCAGATGCAGCGGTGACGGTTGTTCTCCCGGCCGGTGCCTTTACGGCTACCACGACCACCCAATCTTCGGAGGGAGGTCGCACGCTGGTCGAAGTCTATGATTTGTCCGGCCGGGCACCACCTGAGGCACCGGTGTTGCTCATGCCCGCCTTGTCCCAAACCGTGGCTGCTGATGAGGCGGTGCGGTTCGAGGTCGTTGCCGCGGGGGCGGGATCGTTGGCCTACCAATGGTATCACGACGGCGAGCTATTGGACGGCGCGACCACTGGCACGTTTGCCCTCAGCGCGGCAAAGGCGGCCGATTCCGGCAACTACACGGTCCGAATCGCCAACTCGCACGGTTTTATCGAATCAGCTCCGGCTACGCTCACCGTAATCACACCGCCCACGTTGCATGATGCCGATACCAATGGCGACCGTCGGATCGGTTTGGTCGAATTGTTGCGCGTCATTCAACTCTACAACACGCGATTTGGCACCTCCCGCACCGGGCGTTACGCGGTTGCGGAAGGATCGGTGGACGGCTTCACGCCGGATAATACCTCTTCCTCTGCTGCCGTGCTTTCTCGCTACCATACCGGAGACACCAATCGCGACGGACGCGTATCCCTCATCGAACTGCTGCGCGTGATTCAACTTTATAATACGCGTTCAGGCACATCGCGGACCGGAGCTTATCGTCCTGCCGACGGCACCGTCGATGGTTTCGAACCCGAGTCGAGTATCTAA
- a CDS encoding nitroreductase family protein — translation MDSPALVPLSFERKTETEMRAAAEANYAGMRSRRSVRDFAPDPVPQDIIATCLQAAGTAPNGANLQPWHFVAIGDAGVKQCIREAAEAEEREFYAHRAPNDWRKALAPLGTNAEKPFLSVAPWLIAIFAVNAFVDPATGERRPTYYPKESVGIATGFLISALHAAGLATLTHTPSPMNFLNEILDRPTTEKPFLLLVAGYPAPGTHVPNITKKPLESIASFV, via the coding sequence ATGGACTCCCCCGCCCTGGTGCCCCTGTCGTTTGAGCGCAAAACCGAGACTGAGATGCGGGCGGCCGCCGAGGCGAACTACGCGGGTATGCGCAGCCGCCGCAGTGTCCGTGATTTCGCGCCTGACCCCGTGCCGCAGGATATCATTGCGACCTGTCTTCAGGCGGCCGGAACCGCCCCCAACGGAGCCAATTTGCAACCGTGGCACTTCGTGGCGATTGGCGACGCGGGAGTGAAACAGTGCATTCGCGAGGCGGCGGAGGCAGAAGAACGCGAATTCTACGCGCACCGTGCCCCTAACGATTGGAGGAAAGCGCTGGCACCACTCGGCACCAACGCGGAAAAACCCTTCCTGTCCGTCGCACCCTGGTTGATCGCGATTTTCGCGGTAAATGCCTTCGTCGATCCCGCAACCGGCGAGCGTCGGCCGACCTACTACCCCAAGGAGTCCGTTGGCATCGCCACGGGTTTTCTGATTTCCGCGCTGCACGCCGCGGGATTGGCGACGCTAACGCACACCCCCAGTCCGATGAATTTCCTCAACGAAATCCTCGACCGGCCGACAACAGAAAAACCGTTTTTGCTTCTGGTCGCCGGCTATCCGGCACCGGGAACACACGTCCCCAATATCACGAAGAAGCCCCTCGAATCCATTGCTTCGTTTGTATGA
- a CDS encoding sensor histidine kinase has protein sequence MKLRIPLALKIGLWLILNLLLLVGVGVALLLGNGGIRGVMERSVGDQLRNVGDVIMAEYNREPLAGRERLLAGYSADYRLSFYVFLNPGEQVGGPDVALPERIASKMGQPARRPPPRRAEDARPPPSRDGSRPPPPPPSAQEQLPRRMDDGSVPGRVLERIDPPGQWWFGVRVPVRVSPETAPQPGTLFAVSDSAWAFGSLLDLRPVLGAVGLAVVLSVLFWLPLVIRMTRALRTLSQATERIAEGNFATRVPTKRRDEIGHLGESINTMAGRLHTLVDGQKKFLADVAHELGSPVGRLQVGTSILEERVPSELRPALADVREEVEQMGQLVGELLDFTKAGMRSPEAVLMAVPLKPLVGQVVAREAGGRDVELRIAPDLTALADALLLERTLGNIVRNAVRCGGENVRIQIMAQLIVPDRIDVVVADDGPGVPSEALARLGEPFYRPDLARVRSAGGVGLGLSIVRSSVKAMGGTVRFTNRTPRGFQVEVELSAASSA, from the coding sequence GTGAAACTTCGCATTCCGCTCGCTCTTAAAATCGGTCTTTGGCTGATCCTCAACCTGCTGTTGTTGGTGGGCGTTGGCGTGGCGCTGTTACTGGGCAACGGGGGGATTCGTGGGGTGATGGAACGCTCGGTGGGCGATCAATTGCGCAACGTCGGCGATGTGATCATGGCGGAGTATAATCGCGAGCCTCTGGCCGGGCGGGAACGATTGTTGGCGGGTTACAGTGCGGACTACCGGTTGTCGTTTTATGTTTTTCTCAACCCAGGCGAACAGGTGGGCGGACCCGATGTGGCGCTGCCCGAGCGGATCGCGTCAAAGATGGGTCAGCCCGCCCGTCGGCCACCACCAAGACGGGCCGAAGACGCCCGGCCTCCGCCGTCGCGCGATGGATCCCGTCCGCCGCCGCCTCCGCCAAGTGCGCAGGAACAGCTTCCGCGGCGCATGGATGACGGCAGCGTGCCCGGGAGAGTGTTGGAGCGAATCGATCCGCCGGGGCAGTGGTGGTTTGGCGTGCGGGTGCCGGTGCGAGTGTCGCCGGAAACAGCGCCTCAGCCGGGCACGTTGTTCGCGGTGTCTGACTCGGCGTGGGCCTTTGGGTCGCTGCTTGATCTGCGGCCGGTGTTGGGGGCGGTGGGTCTGGCGGTGGTCTTGTCGGTTTTGTTTTGGTTACCGTTGGTTATACGCATGACGCGGGCCTTGCGCACCTTGTCGCAGGCCACGGAGCGCATCGCCGAGGGTAATTTCGCGACGCGGGTGCCGACCAAACGGCGAGACGAAATCGGCCATTTGGGCGAAAGTATCAACACCATGGCGGGTCGGTTGCACACGTTGGTTGACGGGCAAAAAAAGTTTCTGGCGGATGTGGCGCACGAGCTTGGTTCGCCGGTCGGCCGCCTCCAGGTGGGGACCAGTATATTGGAGGAACGCGTGCCTTCGGAATTGCGCCCAGCGCTCGCTGACGTGCGGGAGGAGGTAGAGCAGATGGGGCAGTTGGTGGGGGAATTGTTGGACTTTACAAAAGCCGGGATGCGTTCACCCGAAGCGGTGCTGATGGCGGTGCCATTGAAACCTCTGGTCGGGCAGGTCGTGGCGAGGGAAGCTGGTGGTCGTGACGTCGAATTACGGATCGCTCCCGACCTGACGGCGCTGGCGGATGCGCTGCTCCTCGAACGCACGCTGGGCAATATCGTGCGCAATGCGGTGCGTTGCGGGGGCGAAAATGTGCGGATTCAAATTATGGCGCAGCTGATAGTGCCCGATCGGATCGACGTGGTGGTGGCGGATGATGGCCCGGGGGTGCCGTCGGAGGCTTTGGCGCGATTGGGAGAACCGTTTTATCGCCCCGACTTGGCCCGGGTGAGGTCTGCGGGGGGCGTGGGATTGGGACTGTCGATTGTGCGATCCAGCGTTAAAGCGATGGGTGGCACGGTCCGGTTTACGAACCGAACCCCGCGTGGATTCCAAGTTGAGGTGGAGTTAAGCGCAGCCTCGTCCGCGTGA
- a CDS encoding response regulator transcription factor: MIDDDQKFCRLVTDYLKPLGYAVTAVHEGPSGVERCQADSWDVVLLDVMLPGWDGFDVLRRIRQHSTVPVLMLTARGDEMDRIVGLEVGADDYLPKTFSTRELLARLRAVLRRSAREESAAAATAAPMVELVAGPLRMLPEARAAFLNDDPMDLTPVEFDLLLSLVRAKGRVRSREALLDEVRERNYDVFDRSIDVHVSALRKKLGDDARSPRFIRTMRSAGYLFIDPDAS; the protein is encoded by the coding sequence ATGATCGATGACGATCAAAAATTTTGTCGTTTGGTGACCGATTATTTGAAGCCGCTCGGTTACGCTGTGACGGCGGTGCACGAAGGACCCTCCGGTGTGGAGCGCTGCCAGGCGGATTCATGGGACGTGGTCCTTCTCGATGTGATGCTGCCGGGGTGGGACGGGTTCGATGTCTTGCGGAGAATCCGCCAGCATTCGACGGTGCCGGTCCTGATGCTGACGGCCCGGGGCGATGAGATGGATCGAATCGTGGGCTTGGAGGTGGGGGCCGACGATTATCTGCCCAAAACTTTTTCGACGCGGGAGTTGTTGGCGCGGTTGCGAGCCGTGCTGCGGCGGTCGGCGCGGGAAGAGTCTGCGGCCGCCGCGACGGCCGCCCCGATGGTGGAGTTGGTCGCGGGGCCCCTGCGTATGCTCCCGGAGGCACGGGCGGCGTTTTTGAACGACGATCCCATGGATCTCACCCCGGTGGAGTTTGATTTGTTGCTGAGTCTCGTGCGAGCCAAGGGTCGGGTGAGGTCGCGGGAGGCGTTGCTGGACGAAGTGCGGGAGCGCAATTACGACGTGTTCGATCGTTCGATTGATGTGCACGTTTCGGCTTTGCGCAAAAAGCTCGGCGATGATGCCAGGTCGCCGCGGTTTATTCGCACCATGCGCTCGGCGGGTTACCTGTTTATCGACCCGGATGCCTCGTGA